One segment of Cydia splendana unplaced genomic scaffold, ilCydSple1.2 scaffold_104_ctg1, whole genome shotgun sequence DNA contains the following:
- the LOC134805410 gene encoding uncharacterized protein LOC134805410, with the protein MHVFCDASSVAYAACIYLKSTNEKGDVVVRLLCAKAKVAPVQATTIPRLELCACLLGAQLASAVSKTLRCQIAQKFYWTDSSIVIAWLKTNQTKLKTFVANRVAHILELTDGSEFRHVPTALNPADYPSRGVEARRLSDLHMWWNGPSFLYEPQNNWPQFSSNSELDLPELKVNVAITNDSQKTDFIDFDRYSKLKPLQRAVAYMLRFAHNCRVSSNKTTGVLQPEELEVSFKKLVALSQQASFPHELKLLRDKQPLGPKNPILSLNPFYDDDDKLLRVGGRLSSSFYSFDKRHPMLLHAKHRLTRLLFQQEHIRLLHAPPQLLLAAIRESVWAVSGRTLARTVSQQCVTCRRAAGNTSAPLMGALPSQRVTPDFPFISVGVDFAGPFMITDRHGRGCKITKCYLAIFVCFRYKCLHLEAVSTLSTDSFILSLRRFISRRGRPREIFCDNGRNFLGAAKEISDYLTSNSDTVCNFAANEGIQFKFQPAYAPHFGGLWEAGVKSAKFHLNRILGNAHLTYEELATLFSQVESILNSRPLCPLSSSPNDFQPLTPGHFIIGRALTSLPSPHLADINPNRLDRFQRLEALRQHFWRRWQMEYVCELQQRTKWRVPARALQLGDLVLIKEENTPPLHWRFGRIAKLFPGADGISRVAEVATVTGTYKRGVKYLCPLLDETHEALKANASKGPQDVAAPTTEGEAGTVHR; encoded by the coding sequence ATGCATGTCTTTTGTGATGCAAGCTCAGTTGCATACGCGGcctgtatttatttaaagtCCACTAATGAGAAGGGCGATGTTGTAGTCAGGTTGCTGTGCGCCAAGGCCAAGGTCGCGCCGGTCCAGGCTACGACTATTCCGCGATTGGAATTATGTGCTTGCCTTCTAGGCGCGCAGCTCGCGTCAGCTGTTTCTAAGACGTTGCGCTGCCAGATTGCGCAGAAATTTTATTGGACTGACTCGTCAATTGTGATCGCATGGCTTAAAACtaatcaaacaaaattaaaaacgttTGTCGCCAATCGCGTGGCTCATATTTTAGAACTCACCGATGGCAGTGAGTTTCGTCACGTTCCAACCGCTTTAAATCCGGCTGACTACCCATCTAGAGGGGTCGAAGCGCGTCGTTTATCTGATTTGCACATGTGGTGGAACGGGCCATCTTTCTTGTACGAGCCACAGAATAACTGGCCTCAGTTTTCCTCAAACTCGGAGCTCGATTTACCCGAGCTAAAGGTTAACGTCGCGATCACTAACGATTCACAAAAAACTGATTTTATTGATTTCGATCGATATTCGAAACTCAAACCTTTACAACGTGCGGTAGCTTATATGCTTAGATTTGCGCATAACTGCCGTGTTTCATCTAATAAAACTACCGGTGTGCTACAACCTGAGGAGCTCGAGgtttcttttaaaaaattaGTCGCTTTGTCACAGCAGGCTAGTTTTCCTCACGAATTGAAATTGTTGCGTGACAAGCAACCTCTAGGCCCTAAAAACCCTATTTTATCGTTGAACCCATTTTACGATGATGACGACAAGCTTCTCAGAGTTGGTGGACGTCTGTCCTCGTCGTTTTATTCATTTGACAAACGCCACCCAATGCTCTTACATGCCAAGCATAGATTGACTAGATTGTTGTTTCAACAGGAACATATCCGTCTCCTGCACGCTCCTCCTCAGCTGCTTCTAGCCGCCATTCGCGAGTCTGTATGGGCCGTATCGGGGCGCACACTTGCGCGCACCGTATCGCAACAATGCGTTACCTGCCGCCGCGCAGCTGGCAACACTTCTGCTCCTTTGATGGGCGCTCTGCCTTCTCAGCGCGTAACGCCTGATTTTCCCTTTATTAGTGTCGGCGTAGACTTCGCAGGTCCCTTTATGATTACGGACAGGCATGGCAGAGGTTGCAAAATAACAAAGTGCTATTTAGCTATATTTGTTTGTTTCCGGTACAAATGTTTGCATTTAGAGGCAGTAAGCACGCTGTCGACGGATTCTTTCATTCTTTCGCTGCGACGTTTTATCTCTCGCAGAGGGCGACCTCGCGAGATCTTCTGCGATAACGGACGTAATTTTTTAGGAGCGGCCAAGGAAATTAGCGATTACCTTACTTCAAACTCAGACACGGTTTGCAATTTTGCAGCAAATGAgggaatacaatttaaatttcaaCCGGCATATGCTCCACACTTTGGTGGTTTGTGGGAAGCAGGAGTAAAATCGGCAAAATTTCACCTCAATCGTATATTAGGTAACGCTCATTTAACATATGAAGAATTGGCAACTCTCTTTAGTCAGGTGGAATCTATCCTGAACAGTCGTCCTTTGTGTCCTTTATCCTCCTCTCCAAACGATTTCCAACCCTTAACCCCAGGTCACTTCATCATCGGCCGCGCGCTCACTTCGTTGCCGTCGCCCCACCTCGCGGATATAAACCCAAACCGTTTAGATAGGTTTCAGAGGCTCGAGGCATTAAGACAGCACTTCTGGCGGCGCTGGCAGATGGAATACGTCTGCGAGCTCCAGCAACGGACGAAATGGCGTGTTCCAGCACGAGCTCTTCAACTGGGTGACCTGGTCCTAATCAAGGAAGAGAATACTCCTCCACTGCACTGGCGATTTGGACGAATCGCCAAATTGTTTCCTGGCGCTGACGGGATTTCGCGAGTAGCCGAAGTTGCTACTGTAACGGGCACCTATAAACGAGGTGTGAAGTACCTCTGCCCTCTGCTGGACGAGACCCATGAAGCCTTGAAGGCTAACGCCTCCAAGGGCCCCCAGGATGTTGCGGCTCCTACCACCGAAGGGGAAGCGGGGACCGTACACCGCTAA